From Roseofilum reptotaenium CS-1145, a single genomic window includes:
- a CDS encoding LmeA family phospholipid-binding protein has translation MEGLTLILSSLFLVGSPSGLFVDQITQSLLKSTFNRAETWHVRVDNAPVHRLLQGQAEQVRIAGRGIWLTDDLQMAKLEIETDAIDLNLDDLRNRPSFSLLERPLQAGINIGFTDAALNEWLNSPQMSDVLRQLGISSLPRLAADQLERYHIVNPEITFLDNRIRLQVQLQQIPNSDTESSSQPFELELAVESGFTIIKGWGLELVDLEVTVNQEPVPPLITNLIQRGVREQVDLRTLESNSVILRLLQMHITPGQLEIAGFLRIQPFEPSDNPDLEE, from the coding sequence ATGGAAGGCCTAACCCTTATCTTATCGAGTTTATTCCTAGTGGGATCGCCTTCTGGACTATTTGTCGATCAAATCACCCAATCTCTGCTTAAATCTACCTTTAATAGGGCAGAAACTTGGCATGTGCGAGTCGATAATGCTCCCGTTCATCGACTGCTACAAGGTCAAGCGGAACAGGTAAGGATTGCTGGCAGAGGGATTTGGCTCACTGACGACTTACAAATGGCTAAACTAGAAATAGAAACCGATGCCATTGATTTAAATCTAGACGATTTGAGAAATCGCCCCAGCTTTTCTCTCCTAGAGCGACCCTTACAAGCGGGAATTAACATTGGCTTCACAGATGCAGCGCTCAACGAGTGGTTAAACTCACCCCAAATGAGTGACGTTCTGCGTCAACTGGGAATTTCTTCCCTCCCTCGCCTGGCAGCCGACCAACTGGAGCGCTATCATATCGTTAACCCAGAAATCACCTTTTTAGACAACCGGATACGGCTTCAAGTCCAACTCCAGCAAATCCCCAACTCGGACACCGAATCCTCCTCCCAACCCTTTGAACTTGAGCTTGCTGTTGAATCCGGTTTCACTATCATAAAAGGGTGGGGTTTAGAGCTCGTCGATCTGGAGGTCACCGTCAACCAAGAACCGGTTCCTCCCCTAATCACAAACCTGATTCAACGGGGAGTTCGCGAACAAGTTGACCTCCGGACCCTCGAATCAAACTCCGTAATCCTGCGCCTATTGCAGATGCACATTACTCCAGGTCAACTGGAAATCGCTGGATTTCTTAGAATTCAGCCCTTTGAGCCTTCAGACAATCCTGATTTAGAGGAGTAG
- a CDS encoding GerMN domain-containing protein — MEQPKQNRGIHIGLVVGLSALILGSGGGTAWWMINSMQAPNSSSSILEEVKPIPSENNIPRAYWLKDTGNSLELVSTPVQMKTIGSSEEQLTLALKTVLETPAGPEMSSTIPPGTTVLSLEQKSDGIHLDFSQEFTTGGGSASMTGRLGQILYTATSLDPDAQVWLSVEGEPLEYLGGGGLEIQQPMTRAVYDQEFAL, encoded by the coding sequence ATGGAACAACCCAAACAAAATCGCGGTATTCATATTGGCCTAGTCGTCGGACTATCGGCCTTAATTCTAGGGTCTGGAGGGGGTACAGCCTGGTGGATGATTAATTCTATGCAGGCCCCTAACAGTTCATCTTCGATTCTAGAAGAAGTCAAACCTATCCCATCGGAAAATAATATCCCTCGAGCCTATTGGCTTAAAGATACGGGGAATAGTTTAGAGTTGGTCTCTACACCTGTGCAGATGAAAACAATTGGGTCATCCGAAGAGCAGTTGACCCTGGCCTTGAAAACGGTTTTAGAAACTCCTGCCGGTCCGGAAATGTCGAGTACTATTCCCCCAGGCACAACTGTGTTAAGTTTAGAGCAGAAATCTGATGGTATTCACCTGGATTTTTCCCAGGAATTTACCACAGGAGGCGGCAGCGCCTCGATGACAGGACGATTAGGGCAAATTTTGTATACAGCCACCAGTTTAGACCCAGATGCCCAAGTTTGGCTGTCTGTTGAAGGTGAACCCTTGGAGTATTTAGGGGGTGGAGGCTTGGAAATTCAGCAACCCATGACTCGCGCAGTCTATGACCAAGAGTTTGCCCTTTAG
- a CDS encoding ArsR/SmtB family transcription factor — protein sequence MASQQVPQEVVDQVAEYFSILSEPMRLKLLNLLRDREHCVQELVEATQTSQANVSKHLKLMLQAGILKRRSEGTSAYYSVKDELIFELCNLVCDRIASRIEQQARHFRSFSMTGKQLIS from the coding sequence ATGGCATCCCAACAGGTTCCCCAAGAAGTCGTCGATCAAGTCGCTGAATATTTCAGTATTCTCTCAGAACCCATGCGCTTAAAGCTTTTAAACTTATTGCGCGATCGCGAGCATTGTGTACAAGAATTAGTCGAAGCCACCCAAACCAGTCAAGCGAACGTCTCCAAGCACCTCAAACTGATGTTACAAGCAGGAATTCTGAAACGACGATCGGAAGGAACATCTGCTTACTATAGCGTTAAAGACGAATTAATCTTTGAATTGTGTAATTTAGTCTGCGATCGCATCGCCAGTCGGATTGAACAACAAGCCCGTCACTTCCGAAGTTTTAGTATGACGGGCAAACAACTGATCTCCTAA
- a CDS encoding EF-Tu C-terminal domain-related protein yields MVLMIPTKYGGRKAYVYSGYRGQFFWQINNESCADWLARFYFENDPLKPGESSNVKIQLAGTIMELGRKTGMPAGRQFGLREGSRIIGVGVITASLYPAPQ; encoded by the coding sequence ATGGTTTTGATGATTCCGACAAAATATGGTGGTAGAAAGGCCTACGTTTACTCTGGCTACCGAGGCCAGTTCTTCTGGCAAATCAACAACGAGTCATGTGCAGATTGGCTGGCACGATTCTACTTTGAGAATGATCCTCTCAAACCAGGTGAATCCAGCAATGTGAAAATTCAGCTTGCGGGGACAATAATGGAATTGGGCAGGAAGACAGGTATGCCCGCAGGGAGACAGTTTGGCCTACGAGAAGGATCGAGGATAATTGGAGTAGGGGTTATCACTGCTTCCCTATACCCAGCTCCCCAATGA
- the argZ gene encoding bifunctional arginine dihydrolase/ornithine cyclodeaminase has protein sequence MTDQIRFLMCDPEHYDVDYVINPWMEGNIHKSSRSIAVEQWNKLHHIIKEHAIVELVKPEQGWPDMVFTANAGLVLGKTVVLSRFYHPERQGEEPHFKTWFESQGFTVHELPKDVPFEGAGDALFDREGRWLWAGYGFRSELDAHPAIAEWLDVEVLSLRLMDERFYHLDTCFCPLSGGYLLYYPPAFDGYSNRLIEMRVPAEKRIAISEPDAVTFACNAVNINDIVILNKASQDLRNRLETAGFRVIETPLTEFLKAGGASKCLTLRITEPVRTELHATTQIDTRTIHMVGHLLDAGLMNRALDLIVDGGGSFKVLNFNLGEQRQSPSEADVKVSAPSAEVLDDIMSQLIDLGAIPASEDEQESRREPVPQPGTAPDDFYVSTIYPTEVRINGTWVKVQKQRMDASIAVTYTDEGPVAQCKLIRDLVIGEDVIVGTRGIRTLHKVENRDQKAPQEFSFMSGGVSSERRVELMVEQVAWELRHIRDQGGKVVVTAGPVVIHTGGGQHLARLIREGYVQVLLGGNAIAVHDIEQALMGTSLGVDMNQGVAVQGGHRHHLKVINKIRRCGSIAQAVESGVLTKGVMYECVQNQVPFVLAGSIRDDGPLPDTQMNMIAAQQEYAQLLQGADMVLMLSSMLHSIGVGNMTPAGVKMVCVDISPAVVTKLSDRGSLESIGVVTDVGLFLSLLVNQLHKLTTVYQTVS, from the coding sequence ATGACCGATCAAATTCGCTTTTTAATGTGTGATCCTGAACACTATGACGTGGATTATGTCATTAATCCTTGGATGGAAGGAAATATTCACAAATCCTCTCGTTCTATAGCTGTAGAACAATGGAACAAACTTCACCATATTATTAAAGAACATGCCATCGTAGAATTGGTCAAACCGGAACAGGGATGGCCGGATATGGTGTTTACTGCTAATGCAGGTTTAGTACTGGGTAAGACGGTTGTTCTTAGCCGATTTTATCATCCTGAACGACAAGGAGAAGAACCTCATTTTAAGACCTGGTTTGAATCTCAAGGATTCACAGTGCATGAATTACCGAAAGATGTACCTTTTGAAGGAGCAGGTGATGCTTTATTTGACCGGGAAGGAAGATGGTTGTGGGCTGGGTATGGATTCCGGTCTGAACTCGATGCTCATCCGGCGATCGCTGAATGGTTAGATGTAGAAGTGCTCTCCTTACGCTTAATGGATGAGCGCTTCTACCATCTCGATACCTGTTTCTGTCCCTTAAGCGGTGGCTATCTGCTCTACTACCCACCTGCCTTTGATGGATATTCTAATCGCCTCATTGAAATGCGGGTTCCAGCGGAAAAACGGATTGCCATTAGTGAACCCGATGCCGTTACTTTTGCGTGCAATGCGGTCAATATTAACGATATTGTCATTCTCAATAAAGCCAGTCAAGATTTAAGAAATCGCTTAGAAACTGCCGGTTTCCGAGTCATTGAAACCCCGTTAACGGAATTTTTGAAAGCTGGGGGTGCATCGAAATGTCTCACCCTGCGAATTACGGAACCGGTACGCACGGAACTCCACGCTACCACGCAAATTGATACCCGTACCATTCACATGGTCGGCCATTTACTCGATGCAGGATTAATGAACCGGGCGTTAGATTTGATCGTGGATGGTGGCGGTAGCTTCAAGGTTTTGAACTTCAATTTGGGCGAACAACGGCAAAGTCCTTCCGAAGCGGATGTGAAAGTGTCTGCTCCTTCGGCTGAAGTGCTTGATGATATTATGTCCCAATTGATTGACTTAGGGGCAATACCAGCATCTGAAGACGAGCAAGAATCGCGACGCGAACCGGTTCCCCAACCCGGAACTGCACCAGATGATTTCTATGTCAGTACCATCTATCCCACAGAAGTGCGGATAAATGGTACTTGGGTGAAGGTACAAAAACAACGCATGGATGCTTCGATCGCCGTTACCTATACGGATGAAGGACCAGTGGCTCAATGTAAATTAATACGAGACCTGGTAATCGGTGAAGATGTAATTGTCGGTACTCGTGGCATTCGCACACTGCATAAGGTGGAAAACCGGGATCAAAAAGCACCTCAAGAATTTAGCTTTATGAGTGGTGGAGTCTCCAGCGAGCGCCGCGTAGAATTAATGGTTGAGCAGGTGGCTTGGGAGTTGCGTCATATTCGCGATCAAGGCGGTAAAGTCGTGGTGACGGCTGGCCCGGTGGTTATTCATACTGGTGGCGGACAGCACTTAGCGAGACTGATCCGGGAAGGTTATGTACAAGTGCTACTGGGTGGAAATGCGATCGCCGTCCATGATATCGAACAAGCACTAATGGGAACCTCCTTGGGTGTGGATATGAATCAAGGCGTAGCCGTACAAGGAGGGCATCGTCATCATCTGAAGGTGATTAATAAGATTCGTCGCTGTGGGAGCATTGCCCAAGCGGTAGAATCTGGAGTCTTAACCAAAGGGGTGATGTATGAATGTGTCCAGAATCAAGTACCCTTTGTCTTAGCGGGTTCCATCCGCGATGATGGTCCCTTACCCGATACCCAAATGAATATGATCGCGGCCCAACAAGAGTATGCCCAACTCCTACAAGGTGCGGATATGGTGCTGATGCTCTCATCGATGCTCCATTCCATCGGTGTCGGCAATATGACTCCTGCGGGTGTAAAAATGGTTTGCGTGGATATTAGTCCAGCCGTCGTGACCAAATTAAGCGATCGCGGTTCGTTAGAATCGATTGGTGTGGTTACTGATGTCGGCTTATTCCTGAGTCTGCTCGTGAACCAACTCCATAAACTAACCACTGTTTATCAAACCGTTTCGTAG
- a CDS encoding saccharopine dehydrogenase family protein yields the protein MAKDQILIVGGTGRIGHHVAQDLQGRMGAKIVVTGRQRPRHDWDFIGQFLALDLGNREQLKEAIAESQLVIHCAGPFHYRDARVLKNCIEQGVDYLDVSDHRSFTQKALALAPAAQEAGITAIVNTGVFPGISNSMVRHAVDPFDRVETIRLYYAVGGSGGAGITVMRTTFLGLQHPFLAWIEGKWQTIAPYSDRQIIDFGPPFDRLGVYWYDVPEAWTLAESFPVKNVITKFGSAPDIYNRLTALMTKLPQSWINHPWVIEGLSQISYRMTQVSDRFSGVGIVMIVEVEGERQGKPAQYQSRFYHPHTAIAAGWSTGTLAEWIWQGKLKKPGVWPVEQAVSSDDFVEMMRSRSETEFYRASNLDFHNTWRAL from the coding sequence TTGGCTAAAGATCAAATCTTAATTGTGGGAGGAACCGGAAGAATTGGTCATCACGTGGCCCAAGATTTACAAGGGCGCATGGGGGCAAAGATTGTAGTTACAGGTCGCCAGCGTCCGAGGCATGATTGGGATTTCATTGGGCAATTTTTGGCTCTTGATTTAGGGAACCGGGAACAGCTCAAAGAGGCGATCGCCGAAAGTCAACTGGTAATTCATTGCGCTGGGCCGTTTCACTATCGGGACGCTAGGGTTCTCAAGAATTGTATTGAGCAAGGGGTGGATTATCTGGATGTTAGCGATCATCGCTCGTTTACCCAAAAAGCATTGGCCTTAGCCCCCGCAGCTCAAGAAGCGGGAATTACTGCCATTGTAAATACGGGAGTTTTTCCGGGCATTTCTAATAGCATGGTACGGCACGCGGTAGACCCATTCGATCGAGTAGAAACGATTCGCCTATATTATGCCGTAGGAGGGTCTGGAGGCGCAGGGATAACGGTAATGCGAACAACATTTTTAGGCCTGCAACATCCGTTTTTAGCCTGGATAGAGGGAAAATGGCAAACGATCGCCCCCTACAGCGATCGCCAAATTATTGACTTTGGCCCCCCATTCGATCGCCTGGGAGTCTATTGGTACGATGTCCCCGAAGCTTGGACATTAGCGGAAAGTTTCCCCGTAAAGAATGTGATTACTAAATTCGGCTCTGCACCCGATATTTACAACCGTTTAACGGCTCTGATGACTAAATTACCCCAATCTTGGATTAATCATCCTTGGGTCATTGAAGGACTCTCCCAAATTAGTTATCGCATGACCCAAGTTAGCGATCGCTTCTCTGGTGTCGGTATTGTCATGATTGTCGAAGTGGAAGGAGAGCGCCAGGGTAAACCGGCCCAATATCAAAGCCGATTTTACCATCCTCATACAGCGATCGCTGCCGGATGGAGCACAGGAACCTTAGCTGAATGGATTTGGCAGGGAAAACTGAAAAAACCAGGGGTTTGGCCTGTTGAACAAGCGGTTAGCTCAGACGACTTCGTCGAGATGATGCGATCGCGAAGTGAAACGGAGTTTTATCGCGCTAGCAATCTAGATTTCCACAACACTTGGAGAGCTCTTTAG
- the hpsJ-A gene encoding HpsJ-like protein, cyanoexosortase A-associated encodes MLEQQPKPNPPTKKLSPPWFQDPLHPKDSGLFLSEAVFNRTLVLLPMVGYTVLGLTVINTIILFIPFQPLNPVWVLETMGHLVEGCWFPLLGLVCVLYGRWGYVDRWELRLWRFLSRMMLLVGLGYLLMVPVGIRQTWKIEGMNQAQLQSQMVEHTQVFADAQERLQQSKSIEDLNELRVWMFPNRVLPIRDNPQELKKELQQELAQTQRAWEGQLRSQRRAQRLTLMKKSVKWNLGAIIGGVAFLWLWNKTRWSRHVRLR; translated from the coding sequence ATGCTAGAGCAACAACCCAAGCCCAATCCCCCAACTAAGAAATTATCTCCTCCCTGGTTCCAAGATCCTCTCCATCCCAAGGATTCAGGATTGTTTCTTTCTGAAGCTGTTTTTAACCGCACGCTCGTGCTACTTCCTATGGTAGGGTACACGGTCTTAGGTTTAACAGTGATTAATACAATTATTCTGTTTATTCCTTTCCAACCTTTAAATCCGGTTTGGGTATTGGAGACGATGGGACATTTGGTTGAGGGATGCTGGTTTCCTTTATTGGGATTGGTGTGTGTTCTTTATGGTCGCTGGGGTTATGTGGATCGTTGGGAGTTAAGGTTATGGCGTTTTTTGTCTCGGATGATGTTGTTGGTGGGTTTGGGTTATTTATTGATGGTTCCTGTGGGAATTCGTCAAACTTGGAAAATCGAGGGGATGAATCAGGCTCAGTTACAGTCCCAAATGGTTGAACACACTCAGGTTTTTGCCGATGCTCAGGAGCGTCTTCAACAAAGCAAATCCATCGAAGATTTAAATGAATTAAGGGTTTGGATGTTTCCGAATCGGGTCTTACCTATCCGTGATAATCCCCAAGAGTTGAAGAAAGAATTACAGCAGGAATTGGCACAAACCCAACGGGCATGGGAAGGGCAATTGAGAAGTCAGAGGAGGGCACAACGGTTGACGCTGATGAAAAAGTCGGTTAAGTGGAATTTGGGGGCAATTATAGGGGGCGTGGCGTTTTTGTGGCTTTGGAATAAGACTCGTTGGAGCCGTCATGTGCGATTGCGTTAA
- a CDS encoding adenylate/guanylate cyclase domain-containing protein codes for MSIQFSTLVNLLSAQLSRKIAGWVFVSLMAIEGLILIPSYSRQEQQELMQLEEVSSAVIDSIVRLSSLGMDNDPEFYQKLKTITEDSIIVGVTIYDRTGKAISEFGESPEISFKQTQQADIVRDRNWNGLRYDVAWSGDYLGIEYTLVARHNAERIQPLLNAYKWRILGLVIIIAIVVTSSTLLVLGITVIIPILRLRDDLIAAGEALSNPDHHPVNLQFYSFSSSQRSDELGAVMQAFHQMFVRVYQEQEKSERLLLNILPQAIASELRNGHSTIANGFAEVTILFADLVGFTQLAERFSPSELVGFLNQIFSQFDALTQKYHLEKIKTIGDAYMVAGGIPIERSDHAEAIANMALEMQEAIKQFNHQSQEQFKIRIGINTGPVVAGVIGTKKFSYDLWGDAVNTASRMESHGLPGMIQVSQSTYEKLQGKYQFQERGKIPIKGKGQLKTYFLIGKLQSKGLP; via the coding sequence ATGTCTATTCAGTTTTCCACCCTAGTCAACCTATTGAGCGCCCAGTTATCCCGTAAGATTGCGGGTTGGGTGTTTGTAAGTTTAATGGCGATCGAAGGGCTTATTTTAATTCCGTCCTATTCTCGGCAAGAACAACAGGAGTTAATGCAACTTGAAGAAGTCTCTTCAGCGGTTATTGATTCTATTGTCCGTTTAAGCTCACTGGGAATGGATAACGATCCAGAGTTTTATCAAAAGCTAAAAACGATAACAGAAGATTCGATTATTGTGGGAGTTACCATTTACGATCGCACTGGAAAAGCCATTTCTGAGTTTGGCGAGTCACCCGAAATTTCCTTTAAGCAAACCCAACAGGCGGACATTGTCCGCGATCGCAATTGGAATGGACTGCGCTATGATGTGGCTTGGTCTGGAGACTATTTAGGCATTGAGTATACTTTGGTTGCTCGCCACAATGCTGAACGGATTCAACCCTTGCTCAATGCCTATAAATGGCGAATTCTGGGATTAGTGATCATTATCGCGATCGTAGTCACATCCTCAACCTTATTGGTTTTAGGGATAACTGTCATTATTCCTATTCTACGCCTGAGAGATGATTTGATTGCCGCAGGAGAAGCCTTATCGAATCCGGATCATCACCCTGTTAATCTTCAATTTTATTCTTTTTCTTCTAGCCAACGCTCTGATGAATTAGGTGCAGTCATGCAAGCCTTTCATCAAATGTTTGTTCGAGTGTATCAGGAGCAAGAAAAATCAGAGCGCTTATTGCTCAACATTTTGCCCCAGGCGATCGCCTCTGAATTGAGAAATGGCCACTCGACTATTGCCAATGGTTTTGCTGAAGTTACCATCCTGTTTGCTGACTTAGTGGGGTTTACCCAACTGGCCGAGCGGTTTTCACCGTCTGAATTAGTCGGGTTTCTCAATCAAATTTTTTCTCAGTTCGATGCTCTGACTCAAAAGTATCATCTAGAGAAAATAAAGACTATCGGTGATGCTTACATGGTCGCTGGGGGAATTCCCATAGAGCGATCCGATCATGCCGAGGCTATTGCTAATATGGCCTTAGAGATGCAAGAAGCGATCAAGCAATTTAATCACCAATCTCAAGAACAATTTAAGATCCGCATTGGTATTAATACTGGGCCAGTTGTTGCTGGAGTGATCGGCACAAAAAAATTTAGTTATGACTTGTGGGGAGATGCTGTCAATACAGCCAGTCGTATGGAATCCCATGGTCTTCCTGGCATGATTCAGGTCAGTCAATCCACCTATGAAAAACTCCAGGGAAAATATCAATTTCAAGAGCGAGGCAAAATTCCCATCAAAGGAAAAGGTCAACTGAAAACCTATTTTTTAATCGGTAAACTGCAATCAAAAGGGCTACCCTAA
- a CDS encoding calcium-binding protein — MGIIPTVLTNDPSGINGLSRTVATPTPVGLVFPQITAPTNDFVSLGADFTTGPGGLWMLEGNDTVIGSVGNQRILGNAGDDWLYGGNNQDKLAGGQGNDRLIGFSGRDLLLGNLGDDNLSGNQDEDTLRGGRGNDELNGGAGDDWLFGDFGKDELTGGAGFDTFVIRSNGFDTVIGGVPNSTVDPANPLNADVITDFNPQEDKIGLDSGLVYANLRFDTGQNIVGGTANDTIIFNNLNNQVLAVLQDYNLGINRFDVQTLTPFQQNLGSDFFGPFIDGIA, encoded by the coding sequence ATGGGAATCATACCTACTGTATTAACCAACGACCCTTCTGGAATTAATGGTTTATCTCGGACTGTTGCCACCCCAACACCTGTTGGTTTAGTTTTTCCTCAGATTACAGCGCCCACCAATGATTTTGTGAGTCTGGGGGCTGATTTTACCACCGGTCCTGGCGGACTCTGGATGCTTGAGGGAAATGACACTGTAATTGGTTCTGTCGGTAACCAACGAATTCTAGGGAATGCAGGCGATGATTGGCTTTATGGCGGCAACAATCAAGATAAACTCGCTGGTGGCCAAGGAAATGACCGTCTAATTGGTTTTTCTGGTAGAGACTTGCTTCTCGGTAATCTTGGTGACGATAACCTGTCGGGGAATCAAGATGAGGATACCCTACGAGGTGGTCGAGGAAATGACGAGCTTAATGGTGGTGCTGGTGACGACTGGCTTTTCGGTGATTTTGGCAAAGATGAATTAACCGGAGGAGCAGGATTCGACACCTTCGTTATCCGTAGTAATGGATTTGATACAGTGATTGGAGGAGTGCCCAACAGCACGGTCGATCCAGCTAACCCCCTGAATGCTGATGTGATTACTGATTTCAATCCTCAAGAAGATAAGATAGGTCTAGACAGTGGTCTGGTCTATGCTAACTTGAGATTCGATACCGGCCAGAACATTGTTGGAGGAACCGCTAACGATACAATTATTTTCAACAACTTGAACAACCAGGTTCTGGCAGTTCTTCAAGACTATAATTTGGGTATCAATAGGTTTGATGTCCAGACACTCACTCCCTTCCAGCAAAATCTAGGATCTGATTTCTTTGGCCCCTTTATTGATGGCATAGCCTAG
- the queA gene encoding tRNA preQ1(34) S-adenosylmethionine ribosyltransferase-isomerase QueA translates to MDRERELRDDRDYDLDAYDYVLPEECIAQNPVTPRDSSRLLVVDSSAGCHHEVFRELPQWLRREDLLVMNDTRVIPARLYGYKSTGMEMEALLLERVERHVWLALVKPGRRLKPGAVVEFSAHSGEDLPPLKAKIRGTDEATGGRFLEFELSGDQELQDLLDDYGHVPFPPYVTDTQAEADQYQTVYAQAAGSVAAPTAGLHFTPRLLEELEDLGIERAMVTLHVGVGTFRPVEVKDIRTHEMHQEWLEVSGETWQKVRETQKRGGRVISVGTTSVRALEGAAHWWKDRGSVGAGSFNFGSSKRDLGEPALTSGPGAGFYGKTDLFIYPGYEWQVVEGLITNFHLPRSSLLMLVSALVGRSRLLQLYQEAIAEDYRFYSFGDAMLILPEARF, encoded by the coding sequence ATGGATCGAGAGCGCGAATTAAGGGATGATCGGGATTATGATTTGGATGCGTATGATTACGTTCTCCCAGAGGAGTGTATTGCCCAAAATCCGGTTACTCCTAGGGATAGTTCGCGGTTGTTGGTGGTAGATTCATCCGCAGGATGTCATCATGAAGTGTTTCGCGAGTTGCCCCAATGGTTGCGGCGTGAGGATTTATTGGTAATGAATGATACTCGTGTGATTCCGGCGCGGTTGTATGGGTATAAGTCTACGGGGATGGAGATGGAGGCGCTGCTGCTGGAGAGAGTGGAGCGTCATGTATGGTTGGCACTGGTGAAGCCGGGACGACGGTTGAAACCGGGGGCTGTGGTTGAGTTTTCTGCCCATAGCGGTGAAGATTTGCCCCCATTAAAGGCAAAGATTCGAGGGACGGATGAGGCGACTGGGGGGCGGTTTTTGGAGTTTGAGTTATCTGGAGATCAAGAGTTACAGGATCTGTTGGATGATTATGGTCATGTGCCGTTTCCCCCTTATGTGACGGATACACAGGCAGAGGCGGATCAGTATCAGACGGTGTATGCACAGGCAGCAGGTTCGGTGGCTGCGCCGACTGCGGGGTTGCATTTTACGCCTCGGCTGCTGGAGGAGTTGGAGGATTTGGGAATTGAGCGGGCAATGGTGACGTTGCATGTGGGGGTAGGGACGTTTCGCCCGGTGGAGGTGAAGGATATTCGCACGCATGAGATGCATCAGGAGTGGTTGGAGGTCTCTGGGGAGACTTGGCAGAAGGTACGGGAGACTCAAAAGCGGGGTGGACGAGTCATTTCGGTGGGCACAACGTCAGTGAGAGCGTTGGAAGGAGCGGCTCATTGGTGGAAGGATCGGGGTTCTGTAGGGGCGGGTTCATTTAATTTTGGGTCTTCCAAGCGAGATCTTGGTGAACCTGCCCTTACATCTGGGCCTGGAGCAGGATTTTATGGCAAGACGGATTTATTTATTTATCCAGGGTATGAGTGGCAGGTGGTTGAGGGATTAATTACAAATTTCCATTTGCCTCGTTCGAGTTTGTTGATGCTGGTGAGTGCTTTGGTGGGCCGATCGCGACTACTACAGTTGTATCAGGAGGCGATCGCCGAGGACTATCGCTTTTATTCATTTGGCGATGCGATGCTGATCTTACCGGAAGCTCGGTTCTGA
- a CDS encoding tetratricopeptide repeat protein produces MNTNGVVWGTVVAIALGMGFPALSSAEETSADEFYRFGVVLQQEGLLEEAIAQYREALRLNPQLAQVYVNLGVALTDLGDREEAISAYQQALQVDPRLGEAYFNWGNVLIGQNQINQAIEKYERAVQVQPNYDKAYYNLANALALVEEFEGAIAAWNQAIRINPEFAQAYANLGVVLHQQEQIPQALASLERAYALFQQQGNLGQAERIEGYLQHLPNNE; encoded by the coding sequence ATGAATACTAATGGTGTGGTTTGGGGAACGGTGGTGGCGATCGCCCTGGGTATGGGTTTTCCAGCGCTCTCATCTGCTGAGGAAACGAGTGCGGATGAGTTTTATCGCTTTGGGGTGGTTTTGCAGCAAGAGGGGTTATTGGAGGAAGCGATCGCCCAATATCGGGAGGCTTTGCGGTTAAATCCCCAGTTGGCCCAGGTGTATGTGAATTTGGGGGTTGCCTTGACAGATCTCGGAGATCGAGAGGAGGCGATCTCTGCCTATCAGCAGGCGTTGCAGGTCGATCCGAGGTTGGGGGAGGCTTATTTTAATTGGGGTAATGTTTTGATTGGTCAAAATCAGATCAATCAAGCGATTGAGAAGTATGAACGGGCGGTTCAAGTGCAGCCCAATTATGATAAAGCGTATTACAATCTGGCCAATGCTTTGGCGTTGGTTGAGGAGTTTGAGGGGGCGATCGCTGCGTGGAATCAGGCAATTCGGATCAATCCAGAGTTTGCCCAAGCGTATGCCAATTTAGGGGTAGTCTTGCATCAGCAAGAGCAAATTCCTCAAGCTCTGGCAAGTTTGGAGAGGGCATATGCATTGTTTCAACAACAGGGGAATTTAGGGCAAGCGGAGAGGATTGAGGGATATTTACAGCATTTACCCAATAATGAATGA